From Rhodamnia argentea isolate NSW1041297 chromosome 10, ASM2092103v1, whole genome shotgun sequence, a single genomic window includes:
- the LOC115735189 gene encoding cytokinin riboside 5'-monophosphate phosphoribohydrolase LOG3, producing MEMESEIKRSKFGRICVFCGSSQGKKSSYQDAAIELGKELVSRNIDLVYGGGSIGLMGLVSQAVHDGGGHVIGVIPKTLMPRELTGETVGEVKAVADMHQRKAEMAKHSDAFIALPGGYGTLEELLEVITWAQLGIHDKPVGLLNVDGYYNSLLSFVDKAVEEGFISPSARQIIVSAPSAKELVKKLEEYVPCHERAISKLNWEVEQLDYPQDYDISR from the exons ATGGAGATGGAGAGTGAGATAAAACGGTCCAAGTTCGGAAGGATTTGTGTCTTCTGTGGGAGTAGCCAGGGGAAGAAGAGCAGCTATCAGGATGCTGCTATTGAGCTGGGCAAAGAGCTG GTGTCGAGGAACATTGATCTGGTCTATGGTGGAGGTAGCATAGGCCTTATGGGCTTGGTCTCACAAGCTGTTCATGATGGTGGTGGGCATGTCATTGG agTCATTCCCAAGACGCTCATGCCCCGAGAG TTAACTGGCGAGACAGTAGGAGAGGTGAAGGCAGTTGCAGATATGCATCAAAGAAAGGCAGAGATGGCTAAGCATTCAGATGCTTTTATTGCCTTGCCTG GGGGTTATGGGACTCTAGAAGAGCTGCTCGAAGTTATAACCTGGGCCCAGCTCGGCATTCACGATAAGCCG GTGGGATTACTTAATGTGGACGGATACTACAATTCCTTGCTTTCATTTGTCGACAAAGCTGTAGAGGAGGGTTTCATCAGTCCGAGTGCACGTCAAATCATCGTATCAGCTCCTTCAGCCAAGGAGTTAGTGAAGAAATTGGAG GAATATGTGCCGTGTCATGAAAGAGCAATCTCCAAGTTGAACTGGGAGGTTGAGCAGCTTGACTATCCTCAAGATTATGATATTTCTAGGTGA